The Planktothrix agardhii NIES-204 genomic interval ATTTCTCCCCTGGATAATGATAGTGACCCCGATGGAGGGGTTCTCACCTTGACCTCGGTGGATAATCCAGCCAAAGCCCAGGGTTTGGTCACTCAAGCGGGTTCCTTAGTTCAGTACACCCGTTTGGGAAATACGACGGGGTTAGATACCTTCAACTATATTATTAGTGATGGTCAAGGGGGAACGGCTACGGCTAATATTACAATTGACCTCTTACCCGTTGCTGATAATAACCCCAACTCCTTCACCGGAGGTGTTTTTAGCGATAACCTCAATGGTCTGGGTGGCAATGATACCCTAAGCGGTTTGGATGGCAATGATACCCTGCGAGGAGATGCTGGGAATGATAGTTTATCGGGAGGAACTGGAAACGATACACTTCAGGGTGGAATTGGCAACGATACAATTCAGGGCGGTTTAGGACGGGATAGTTTAATTGGGAGTGTTGGAGAAAAAGACCTGTTTATTTATACGGACTCCCTGGATGGGGGCGGTATCGGGTTTAATGCGGTGGGGACGGGAATTAATGCTCAAATTGGTAGTAGTTTATATGATTCTATTAACAATTTTGAGGGTTTAGGTCAGGTTGGGGGCGATCAAATTGGTTTATCCACCAGTTTAATTGCGGGTATTGGTAATATTCTGCTAACGGTACAAACCAATCTTTCAACGAATGTTCTATCGGGAAATAGCCCAGGTCTATTTGCCTTTGATAGTGGTAAGGATACCTACTTAATTTATGATGGTAATGGCAATAATTTAACCGGGAATGATTCTCGGATTCTGGCTAAATTGGAGGGCGTTACGGGAGTAACAACCTTAAATCCTGATGATATTATCCTGTTCTAAATATCCTATCGGGTAGAGACGCGCTGTGGCTCGTCTCTACGGTTTTTTTATAGCAACCGCCAAGGCAGTTAGGACACCAGACGGATATTGGAACCCAGACGGTGAAGTATTTTCCCCCTGTTCCCTGTTCCCTGCTATAACTACTGATTGGGTGTATTCAGTTGCAAATCAATAGAATTTTCCGGCTCTAATTTCACAACATTTTCAGGAGGATTTAAACAGGTTTTTAAGAGTTGATCAACTCCTAAATTTGTACTAGCTTGGTTCATCCCAACAACGCAATTGGAAAAGGTTTCCGGTAATACACTCCGACGGCAACTATCCAGAACATTTAACGGATCAGATGCACTGGTATTTCTGTTAATATTAACCACACAATTTGCTAATTCATCGGGACGTCGAACCTGTAGACAACCGGATAATATTTGTTCTACGGGTAGAGCCGCCACATTTCTCTGCATTTGGGTGACACAATATCCCATATTCCGGGGCCGTGATGCCATTCCACAGCCTTGAGTTGCTAACTCCACCGATAACCCGGCCGTAACTAACTGTTGGGTGCAGTTTCTATAGTCCTGTCGGCGAATTAATACAAAGGAAGGAAACGCCTCAGCCGGGGTAACGGAAACAAACAACGGAAACAAACTCACCGTCGCCACTACGGATAACCAACGGTGGTGTCCTGGGAGGTGGGTCAGAAGTGCTTGTTTTAATCCAGAAAACATCACAATAGAAGGATTCATAGCCATTTCAAGTTTTGCACAATGATATCATGGGTTAGCAGTTGACCGTTGACCGTTGATCATCTTTAACACTCCCTGGCGTGAATGCAGCGTGATTCTTTTTCTCGTTCTATAGATCGTCTATCCTAGAAATCAAACAATGTCAGCATGAAGGGTATATGGGTGTTACGCGATCGCTCCTTAAATTAACTATTGGTACTGGGTGCATGGTCGGTGGCTTGGCATTTCCGCCACTCCTGGCAGCCGATGGGATCGTTTGGGGGACAATCTTGGCGACTGCTTTAGCCAGTGTTGCCGCTGGGAACACTGCTAATGCTATTGATGCCTTAATTGATCGGAAAGATGGCGATCGCATATCATTGCAGAATCAAGATTTAACTAAAGCAGTAGGAAAAGCGATCGCAGCCGTCATCACCCTAGCAGCCCTTCAAAACCAAGGCAAAACCCACGACAACCTAGAAAAAATTGCCAGCCAAGCCACAAAATTTCTGATTTTGGGAAAACCGGGAGGCGGGAAAACCACGACATTATTAGAGTTAGCGGAAGCCTTGATTGAGCGGGCAGAAGGTGATAGCGATGCCCCAATTCCGGTGATTTTGGAGCTTTCGACTTGGCAGGAGGTGACAAAACGGAAGTTTTTGCCCTTTGGAGAGCGGGAAAAATATGACCCTTCGATACATTGTCTTGATATCAAATTATTTTGGCAGTCAGTATCTTACAGAGAATATTCAATTTGTTGAGTTCAATTCAGGCAAAAAAATCATTAGAAAAGGTCAAATTTCTTTGTGTATTATTATCCCTTTTGCTCTACTTTGGTGGCTTGCGGTTGGAAATAGTGCTGGGTTTAAATTTTCCTTTTTCTGCCTGATTGCTGTTTCTTTGTCTTGCGAACTAATGATCGGTATTTTTAGAGATGACGAGAAATCATTAAAGAGAACAAAAAACAAAGTTAACTCCTTACGAGCCTTTCACGAATCAATCATAAATTCTATATTTCTCTTCTTTTTTGGATTTCTTTCAATATTTTCTGGTTATCTCCTTGGATTTTTTCCACTCCACACTGTAGTCGTTAATGGAACTACAGTTGGAATGATATTTAGTTTATTTGCTGTCATACCTTGTATACAATATATTGTATTGCGCTTAATGCTTCAACTCAGCGGTCAAATGCCTTGGAACATCACCCGCTTTCTCGATTACTGCACAGAACGCCTGATCTTACAACGAGTCGGCAACCGCTACCGCTTCATCCATCGCCTCGTACAAGAACACTTCGCCAACCTAGAAATCCAGAAAGAGTAAAACTTTGGGAGTAAAAATCAATTGAACTTTGAAATTTTAGGAGAAATTTATGACATTGAAATTATTGCCATTAATCGCTCAATTCGAGAACTCGACCGATTGCAAAAAAACTATGGCTCTGGACGCTGGCGCAAGCTAAAAGGTATCGCCACTATTCAACTCGAAGATGGGACAGTGTGTACAGCAGAAATTCACTGGTATGAAGCCCAGGGAATCGGTCAAAAAGAATTCAAGATCAAATATATTTTGGAGTAAAGATTATGCAATTTGTCGTTTGCATCAATAACACAGATTATTCAGCTTCCTTAGAAATTCGCAAAATTTATCAAGTTTTACCCGACCCTAAAGCCAACAATTATCAAATGATTCGCGTCATAGATGAATCTGGAGAAGACTACTTATATCCCAGTCGTTATTTTATGGCCATAGAGTTATCAGAACCCCTCCAACAAGCTCTTGCTACCTGCCTTTAAAATCAACCCAGAAACCGGGTTTCTGCATTAGTTTCTGCATCCTAACCCAGACTTAATCAAGAAACCCGGTTTCGGCATTGGGTTGTGGTGTTACCCGAAATCCGCGATATGCTTCTCTAAAAAATGCTATTATAGGATTAATCTAAATCATTAAAAAACTGGTTTGAGAGCATTTTAATTATTATGATTCAAGAAATTAATGCCATATTTGATGGTAAATATCTGCAACTGGAATCTCCCTTAAATCTGGATATAGGTACAAGGGTGAGAATTATTATTGAAACGATATTACCTCAAGAACAACGCCCAAAAACATTTCTTGAAACCGCTCAATCTTTACAGCTACAAGGCAATCCAGATTCGTCTCTTTAAAATTGAATGGTCAAATTAGGAGAAATTAAAATGGCAACCAACACCTCTTTAGAAGAACGAATAGCAGCAGTAGAAGCAGCAATTACGGAATTGCAGAAACAAGTGGCAAATCCTCAATCGACTTCAGCAAGCCGGATTCGGGCCATTACTCAAAAACCAGATCAATCAGGGGGAATACATAGTATAATAAAAGGTTGGTGCAAAAAATTTTATGCGGAGAAAAAGTTAGATGGCTCGATATAGAGGCCCCCGTCTGAGAATCGTTCGTCGTTTGGGCGATTTACCTGGATTAACTCGGAAATCCCCCAGAAAGGCCTATCCCCCTGGACAACACGGCCAAGCCCGTCGTAAACGTTCAGAATACGCGGTTCGGTTAGAAGAAAAACAAAAACTGCGCTATAACTACGGGGTTTCCGAGCGTCAGTTATTGCGTTATGTCCGTAAAGCTCGCCGCGCCGCCGGTTCCACGGGTCAAGTGTTGCTGCAAACCTTGGAAATGCGTTTGGATAATACCATTTTCCGTTTAGGAATGGCCCCCACAATTCCAGCGGCTCGTCAGTTAGTCAGCCATGGTCATGTTACCGTTAATGGTAGTCGTGTCAATATTCCTAGCTATCAATGCAGACCTGGGGAATTAATTGGTGTTAGAAATACCGAAAAATCCCGTGAACTGGTGAAAGCCAATTTACAATATCCCGGTTTAGCCAATATTCCTGGCCATCTGGAGTTGGACAAAGAACAATTAACTGCAAAGGTAAATAGCGTCATTGAACGGGAATGGGTGGCTTTACAAATTAATGAACTGTTAGTGGTTGAATTTTATTCTCGTCAAGCCTAAGAGTTCCTCACCGTTCTATTTTATGTGGGGCGTTATCGACTAAAAATAACGTACCCCACCTGCTTATTATTCAGGTTGCTATCCTCCAATTTGGGACATGGTACGGGCATAATTTCCCGTTGTACCAGAGTCCCGTTGTTTAAAATTAATATCGGGTTTAATTCCTAATAGGTTACTTACCTTTTCTCTTAACTCCTCAAACGTCGCACCCTGACGCAGAGGAGTTTTTAAGTCGATTTGTCCGGTTTCATTTAATAAACAAGGTCGTAACCAACCATCGGCGGAGAATCTCATGCGGTTACAGCGATCGCAAAAACATTCAGACATCTGACTAATAAATCCTAATGTTCCTTTCGCTCCAGGAATTTGAAATACATCCGCAGGGCCGTTTCCCTTCACCTGTGAGGCTTCTAAACCCCATTTTTCGCGAATTTGTTGGCGTAATTGTTCTGAAGAAATCCAACCGCGATCGACAAATAAATCATTATTTCCAATGGGCATAAATTCAATAAATCTAACGTGCCATTGTCGTTCTATGGTTAATTTTGCTAAATCCAAAACTTCATGATCATTCACCCCAGGAATGACCACTACGTTTAATTTTAAGGGGTTAAAACCGACTTGATAAGCGGCTTGTATTCCTGCCCAAACCTGTTGCCATCGGCTGCGTCCTCGGTTGCCGATAATTTGATCAAAAATATCAGCATCAAGGGAATCTAAACTAATATTAATCCGTCGCAGTCCAGCATTATATAAATCCTCTGCCATTTCTGCTAATAAAAAACCATTTGTTGTCATTGCCACATCTTTGGTTTCAGGAAAAGCATTAATTTGTTTCACCAATTCCACCACCCCAAGACGCAATAAAGGTTCACCTCCAGTTAAGCGAAATCGAGTAAATCCAACCGGGATAAATACCTCTTGTAACAGGGTTAGGAGTTCATCCAAAGTTAATAAATTCTGTTGTAGGATGTAATTAATTTCCGTGCCTTCGGGCATACAATATTGACACCGAAAGTTGCAACGGTCAATTAAACTAATGCGAAGATAATCAACGAGGTTCATGGATTTTTAGGAGCATGACAGAATATTGTGCTTTCTGTATTATGTCGAATTTTTCTAAAACAGAACAAGGTCATCTGATCATAATAAATATAGATCGATCTGTGCCGAGGTTATAATGTTTTATTTTAGGGGTTTTGTCTCTAAAATTTATCCCCTCCCTAACTTACCCGAATTAAACCAATAATTCCTCTAATTTGTGTTGATTCCATAGGGTTTGATAGAGTCCTTTGGTGGCGACTAATTCACTATGGGTTCCGGTTTGAATAATGCTGCCTTTTTCCATCACCAAAATCCGATCTGCCATAGCCGCCGCAGACATTTGATGGGAGATAAAAACAACGGTTTTTCTTTGAATTCCGACTTTTAAATTCTGTAAAATTTCCGTAGCGGTTTGATTATCCACACTCGAAAGAGCATCATCCAAAATCAAAATTGGTGCATCTACTAATAAAGCTCTGGCTAGGGCGGTTCGTTGTCGTTGTCCACCGGATAGGGTAATTCCCCGTTCTCCGACTAGGGTTTCATATTGTTTAGGAAAATTCAAAATTTCCTCATGAATCTTAGCAATTTTAGCTACTATTTCAATTTCCGATTGTTCTGCTATTGGGTCACCATAAGCAATATTATTTTTAATGTTGGTACTAAACAAAAAACTCTCTTGAGGAACATAAGCGATCGCACTTCTTAAATCTAATAACTTTAATTGAGTAATATCCTGACCATCTACAAATAATTGATCTATTTTAATATCTAATAACCGAGGAATAGCATTAGCTAAAGTTGATTTTCCAGAACCAATCTGGCCAACAATGGCAACAGTTTCCCCTGGTTTAATCATAAAATTAACATCATTCAGGGCTGGAATTTTGCTTCTGGGGTAGGTATAACTCAGATTAAATGCACTTAACCATCCTTGAACCGGAGTTGGCAAAGGTAAGGGTTCTAAGGGATCTTTAATCTGAGGTTCAACACTTAAAATTGCTTCAATTCGATCAATACTAACTTCTCCCCGTTGATAGGCTGTAATCGTAAATCCTAATAAAGCCGTGGGAAATACTAAACGTTCCACATATAAAATTAACGCTACAAAATCACCAATACTTAGTTCTCCATTGGCAATAAATTCATCCCCAATTCCCAATAAAATCAAAAAACTTAAACTGGCAATTCCACCTAAAATTGGGAACAAAATATTTCGGGTTTTAGCTAAATCCAAGTTAGCATAAAATAACTGTTGGTTGTTCTGAGCAAAGGCTCGGCGTTCATTTTCTTCCTGAGCGTAAATCTTAATTAAAGAAATTCCACTCATATCCTCTTGAATCAGATCACTAATATTTGATAGTTTTTCCTGAACTTTCATTTGTTGATCTCTGAGTTTCGTACTAAAAACCTGCACTAAAATCAACATGAAGGGATAAACAGAAATGGATAATAAAGTCAAGCGGAAGTTAATGGCTAACATCACTGGAAGGGTTAAACCATAGGCAAAGATGGTATTTGCAATACTCAAAACCGCAAAACCTAATAAACGGCGGATATTATCAACATCACTGGTAGCGCGATTAATTAAGTCTCCAACGGTACTTTCCGAAAAATAGGAAGATTCTAGGGTTAATAAATGATTAAAAATCTTTTGTTTTAAATCAAATTCAACTTGACGACCGACCCCAAAAATTAGAGTGCGGGAGATCATCCGAATAACCCACATAATCGAGGCTAAAATAAAAATC includes:
- the rpsD gene encoding 30S ribosomal protein S4, producing the protein MARYRGPRLRIVRRLGDLPGLTRKSPRKAYPPGQHGQARRKRSEYAVRLEEKQKLRYNYGVSERQLLRYVRKARRAAGSTGQVLLQTLEMRLDNTIFRLGMAPTIPAARQLVSHGHVTVNGSRVNIPSYQCRPGELIGVRNTEKSRELVKANLQYPGLANIPGHLELDKEQLTAKVNSVIEREWVALQINELLVVEFYSRQA
- a CDS encoding GTP cyclohydrolase subunit MoaA, which codes for MNLVDYLRISLIDRCNFRCQYCMPEGTEINYILQQNLLTLDELLTLLQEVFIPVGFTRFRLTGGEPLLRLGVVELVKQINAFPETKDVAMTTNGFLLAEMAEDLYNAGLRRINISLDSLDADIFDQIIGNRGRSRWQQVWAGIQAAYQVGFNPLKLNVVVIPGVNDHEVLDLAKLTIERQWHVRFIEFMPIGNNDLFVDRGWISSEQLRQQIREKWGLEASQVKGNGPADVFQIPGAKGTLGFISQMSECFCDRCNRMRFSADGWLRPCLLNETGQIDLKTPLRQGATFEELREKVSNLLGIKPDINFKQRDSGTTGNYARTMSQIGG
- a CDS encoding ABC transporter ATP-binding protein; the protein is MKSSRFQKLIDYLRPHKKPTILGVVALFLVNALGVYIPVLIRNIINELQVAINFDTVQTQVFWIFILASIMWVIRMISRTLIFGVGRQVEFDLKQKIFNHLLTLESSYFSESTVGDLINRATSDVDNIRRLLGFAVLSIANTIFAYGLTLPVMLAINFRLTLLSISVYPFMLILVQVFSTKLRDQQMKVQEKLSNISDLIQEDMSGISLIKIYAQEENERRAFAQNNQQLFYANLDLAKTRNILFPILGGIASLSFLILLGIGDEFIANGELSIGDFVALILYVERLVFPTALLGFTITAYQRGEVSIDRIEAILSVEPQIKDPLEPLPLPTPVQGWLSAFNLSYTYPRSKIPALNDVNFMIKPGETVAIVGQIGSGKSTLANAIPRLLDIKIDQLFVDGQDITQLKLLDLRSAIAYVPQESFLFSTNIKNNIAYGDPIAEQSEIEIVAKIAKIHEEILNFPKQYETLVGERGITLSGGQRQRTALARALLVDAPILILDDALSSVDNQTATEILQNLKVGIQRKTVVFISHQMSAAAMADRILVMEKGSIIQTGTHSELVATKGLYQTLWNQHKLEELLV